In Lycium ferocissimum isolate CSIRO_LF1 chromosome 7, AGI_CSIRO_Lferr_CH_V1, whole genome shotgun sequence, the sequence ATTGGTTATTGTGAATGTATAAGTAAAGCTTTGGAACTGCCTCTGCTTTTGAAACAATAATGTTTGTTTATTTACCAgacataaaaaataagtatgaaattcacttattttccagcAAAATATTTCcgtgattttttttcttttatactaAACACACCCTGAGTGCATGCAAAtcctttaaattaaaaaataaataaatggacCAATTAGGCATTAGCTATTACGAAAGAGAAAAGGAGAAATTGAAGCTCTATGACAAAGTTAAAATCTAGGTGAACAACTCAAAATACTCTGttagaattaaaaaagaattcCATTGTCATCCTCCCTGTGTTACTCCAGAGTAAAGTACGAAAATTCCATTAAAAGCGTATAAAGTGAGAACATCAACATGACTAAAAGTATATAAAAAAGgcatttttaaatttaaagtcATCCATAAAAGGGAACATTCCGATTAAATGAGattcttaattatgtttttaactttgaagaaacttgccatatattttttttttcttattttccatcaCCTGTCTCTTCCCCGGACAATGCTACCACGTTTTGTGCATCGGACtgctctttatttttcatcttgtGTCTGCTATTCGTATTGGGGTCCAATCAAATCCGAATTCATGCCGAGAATATCCGCATTGAGCGTAATCGCTCCCTATCAATGTAACTTAATATCAAAGTTCGAATTCAAGACCTCTGATTAAGAATGAAGAAATACTTACCATTTTTCCTCGGTGTTTAAAAGTTGTCAAGTAAAGTATAGACAGTCAAGTGGAATATTCTAACCAATACTTCCTTAAAAAGCCGACAAATTAATTTACTCACTTATTCTATGGAAGAATCATGTATAGCTGTATTgattatttatatgttatttatatCAACATCTAAGTATCCacattttctatgatgattaagTACTAAAAGCTAAGACCTCTAATGAAGGCACCAACCTAACTGATCAAGTAGCCAGGGGTCAACCCTGgatccaccaaaaaaaaaaaaaaaaaaaaaaaaaaaaaacaagtaatAAAAGCAACTATGActatcttctcttttttttttttttttttttttttggtttgtttgttAATATTGGGAATCTAATCAACTTAGCCacttatttttcccttttcttttctatgCAAGGCTCATTTTTTTGTCTGGCATTTGGTAGGTAAATAACATTAATCCAAGACCATCTATATATTGATTTAGGTAAACACTATGTGGTTGGGTgcgggtggggtggggtgggggagggGAGGGGCAATCAACATGAAATTCCacttataaaatttatttttcctacATTCAGTGAAGTTATTTTACCGATTTTTTAACGAGTTTGTCttcctagagaaaatatttttcaaaatagtttaaccaaccaaacatgaaaaaaaaaaaagaaaaatattttccatatcttaaatttcttaaagaaaatacattgagagtactaaataatagttttaATTACTCCCTCAGTGCCAATCATGTGGGGATATTTGATTCAGTACGGAATAGGAAAGGCTTCTTAGTTTGTATGGTAAAATGAGAAACTTGGAACTTATAGTTAAATTGTTttcaataaaaatatcattcttCTTTTAATGAATTAGTAAAAAAGATGTCACTTAAAATGAAACATAGTTGAATATTTACCTTTTTAGGTAGTGAGTGCAGGCTGTCCTGTTGTGGTGGAAGGAAAGGGAACACTAGATGTGTCAATATACAACTTTGACATTACATAAATATATCCAAACTGCAAAAAGTGATTCAATAGTATAATGAACCACAGTTGTCAACCAAACCATATGTCTTATATTAATCAAAATATTTCCATATTTCATGGTTttctcaaaagaaagaaagaaccaAAAACACAAGTATGTGTATGATCCTTTCAAAGAAATGTTCATAAATGAAAAAGCTTGTTTCAGCTAGAGAAGGCTTTTAAGCAGATAAAAAAGGACTAGTCTACTAGCAAGAATAGTATAACCTGACCTTGACTGTTGAACCAGTCCCTTAACTATTTTTGGATATTTGGATTGGTGTAATTGCCTAATCAACAAAACTTTATATTGTCTTGTACCATATCTAGAAATGATAAATACAATGACCTAGTAACAAGAATTGTTATTGTAATGGGGCTAATAGGAGATTAGCATTCGTACAATAATCCAACTTTTTATTGGTATAAGTGGGTTACtcattattcaatttttttcgtCACAATGACCAAGTGTTATTTTCACGTCCTTTAGTCACAGGCAAGGCTATTTACACCTTAAGTGGGATACATTACACAATTTGGGAATACCTAAGAGCAgtagttcttttcattttccttaaaaaaaattggcttaGCCAATTAAAACGTAATCTCCCAGTGCATCATTTCAACTGACTGTGCATAGGaaagaaaggaggaaaaaatGGAACAACACAGTTTAATGTACTTCCTTAAttagtttgtttgtttgttatgaaGTAACATATCAAGCATATCAGTGCCAGCTGCAGAACTTTCACCACGacattcaaaatataaagaagaaaaCACGCCATAAAGTCAAGGAAACACAGTTCTACTATTGAAAGCACAACTCAAATAAACTATTACAATTGTACTTGACGAGATTTCATCTCTTGAAAAGTTTTTATAATAGCATCATTAGAAATAGCATCAAATACCTCTCTTTCTACGTAAGGTATTAAGCAACCTCTCAAAAATTCATGATCCATTCTGTCCAACATATCATTCTTGATAAACTTCACGGCCGAAAAAGCTCTTTCAACGGATGCAGTTGCAATTGGTAGAAGCAAGGCAAGTTTCACTAAGCGGAATACAAGATGATAATTTAGATGCTTCTTTGTCTGAACTAATTTTCTTGAAAGGTCACAAAGTCCATTTACATTGGAGAACCTTTCATCAATATCACGAACATCAATAATGTAAGTCGCAAGTTGATTCTCAAGAGCACCCATACTAAACTCATCAAAGTCATCAGGATATAATTCGGCCATTCTCATTACCTTCCTAATATCAAAActagaaaatgagtcaattggATTCAAACAAGCAACTCCATGAAGCAAATCAATTGTCACCTTGTCAAAAAGATCATTAAGTTCTTGAAGTTGCCAATCAACAATTTTACAAAACACATCAACATGATAATGATGTAAGACATTATAATCGGCAGGTTTACGTCGTCTTCCAAAGGTAACATATGGCTCATCAAAATTAGGTATCAAAATGTTATGTTTGATACAAAATGTTGATACCTTATCAATAAGGGGATCCCATCCATTGTCCTTTAACTTTGGCAACATTCCCTTTGCTATTTCAACAAGTAGCATAGCATTTGCAATGTCCTCCTCCTTCTTTTGTAAGGATTCATTAAGCTCATATGTGATTGCTAAAACATCTTTCATCAAGTGCAATATAAAAGCAATCTCAAATGTTTGACTAGTTCTGAGATATTCCGATGCCCTAGCTCTTTCATCTAAAGAATGTGCATCTGTAACAATAGCATCAAGTATATCTATAATGGAGCCAAACAAAAGGAtaaaattgctaaaagatttGTAGTGAGATCCCCAACTAATATCACCAGCTTTAATAAGATCAAGTTCTTGTAGCAAGTTCCTACCAGTTGTAAGCTCACCCATATCTAATGCCTCTCGAATTTTTTCTCGTTGAGATACTTGGAATTCATCCATAGCTCCCAACACATTCATAATATTTGAAACCAATAATACAAGTTGCCCCACTTGAACACATTGTGCAGAAACCATAACAagagtatgttgaagttgatgaGCGAAACAGTGAAGAGAATGAGCCGATCTATTTTCTTGTCTAATCAACATCTTAAGACCTTTGATATTATCATGCATGTCACTCTCTACATCATAACATTGTCCACGCACATAAGATAGACTCAAGGAATGATGAGCAAGTAAATCAACGATTGCCCTCTTTAAAGATAAAACACCAGTATCTTGAACATGGACAATGTCAATGATACGCTCCATCACAAATCCCCTTCTATCAATATATCGTAGAACAATAGTCATTTGCTCCTTGTGCAACACATCAAAAGATTTATCAACCAATAAGGCAAAGTAGTCGCCGTTTAATTCATCTATGATAGCCTTAATTGTTTCTATCTTACATGCAGTCACAATATCTTTTTGAATCATCGGAGAAGTCATTTGATCATTTTGTGGAGCATGTTCCAATACAAAATCATGAACGTCCTCGGACCTTTTCGCATACCATgaaagaatttcaagaaaattaccCCTGTCATGTGATGATTCAGATTCATCATAACCCCAAAATGACATTCCTTGTTTTATAAGAAGTCTTACCACATCAACCGAAGCAGCTAAGCGAACCTGATCCTCATGCTTAACTTGATAAGAAGTCATCTGGAATGAATCCAATGGTTCTTCTAATTGGTTGACATTTGCTTCCTGGTTAGGTTGATTATGAGGCGTCAAACTCGGTTTTGGTACTTGGGAAAATACTTCTTCATTGAATTTTGAAACTGAAtcataaagtaaatatttaGTGATAAGATCAATCTAACAGTCGTATGCACACAAAAGAAATACAAATGAAACACTGTTAAGAATCTGATGCATCAACTATGAACCACATGTTCCTGGTTGTTTACTTTTAGGTGCtttaaagattgttttcttttctagttGAGTTCGTTGGAGTTTTCTTCACTATTTGACCAAGAAGATGTTGCATTAATCTGTTTCAAGCCTAAAAGAAAATATCAGCACCAAGTATTTTAGTTCCACTAGTTGTAGACTTGTAGTTTAACTCAACAGATACTCCCTACGTTTAATCCCAGAAGCTTTAACATTTATTAGTTACAATTATAGAGGCCAGATAGAAAGATTATTAACACTTTCTCTGCGCCACTCTACTGAAGAATATTTAAAGGGATCAAAATTCAAGAGGGAAAGGGGTTTGAAAAAGTGCAAAATAAACTACTTACTATTACACATGACAGACATGAGAATGGGAGCCTTGGAGCAACATTAAAATTGTCTCCACGTGACCTATAAGtagaacaaaatttaaaatccaCAGGTTTAACCTTTAAAATTTTTAGCATCAAACctaatattttaattatggGTTCAGACCTAGTACAGTATTTGTTACAATTTTAGTGAATTCTTATGCATAAATTTATACTTTGCGTGGAAAGTGCTGAGTTCAGATGAACCCGTGCTACAAGGCTGCATTCGCCTTTGCTAAGTCACGGGTTCGAACAATGGAATCAACATGGTTTCATCAGGGTAAACTGCCAACATCCCACCCCGTTAGAATACGCCCTTTCCAGACCCTACGTGAATGCAAAATGCATtatgcaccgggctgccctttacACATGAGAATCTTAGGAAAAGCATAGGGTGTGTTTCGTGTGGGGGAAAgcattttctaaaaaatgtttttcaattttttcatgtttggttggtcaaattgttccggaaaatattttctctaaaaaaacgagttccttaaaaatgagaaaaatgacttccctaatggaCACAGGAAAACAAGTTCTATAAGTGACATTTCAAATTCATTATCTCCTCCCCGCCCACCCAACCCTCACACCTTCACCATCCCATCCCCCCATCCCACCCCCGTAGTGTTATGTTTGATTACGTATAAATGCTCTTGggatatttttcttttacttgcTTACCAAACATCTGCCTTGATATGCTTttccttgagccgagggtctatcagaaacaacttCTCTACCTCTCAAGGTGTGTCCATCTCTTGTctgtacactctacccttccTCCACTCCCACTGGATTAAAATAAACACACCCATAATGTGATATTTgtatatagtaaaaatattcGTTTATGTCATTATCTACAAGCTAAGTGACTGTTATTTCCTTGACAAGTATGGAGCACAAAAAACACAATCACATTCACTTATTCAATGAATATCTAATGCACAGTATTTCATTCTCAAAAACAAAACCAATAAAATATCAACACCACTTTTAATTTCTAAAAGAAAATAGAGGGAAAAGAAACTTACAGTTGCTGCTATGACAACACTGAGAGGCAGCAAAACAGCATTTCTCTCTTGCACGTAATGAAATTAGGTACTATTTGTTTAACCCCAATTGGCCCTTGACTcatttttaattgattttttgtTAGATAGAGCACAAAACGACAGTGTTTTTTTCTGTTCCAAAATAGTAATAAGGTAATAGAGTAGCACTTTTGTTCCATCAATTATTGATAAACTCGGGTTCTAGTTCCTGTTATTATAtgctccctccgttcacttttacttgtccgtattccaaaaataaaatttcacttttaatatgcatcaattaatatgagAACATtagtaaattatgcacttcatttattatttcttaaacagcaTGAAAAGTCCAAAGTGGACAACTAAAAGTGAATGGAGGCAGTATTTGACAAAGCACACTAaactttcaattaattgaatcgTCCATTTTGTATCCCTTTGCAGGTGAATATGGACAAATTTACTAATCCCTGtgtctatttttatttgtcctgtatattaaaaatagttgtccTTTTCTAATTGTCCAGTTTGGAAAATAAAGAGATAATTTACTatttcatacctattttacccttattattaattattgggttGACAAGTTCAAGGAATTTTTAGTGGttgcataacttttaaaatatgttttatttatttcttacttaGCAATAATTAGGGGTGATATAATAAAGTTGTTATTCTATTTTTGGTTGCACAAATAAAGGGATCCAGATTTGAAATTTGGCACATGCTTCTGACCAAGTGTCTCTATTGTGGGTCTCtcaaatttcttatatatttgaaGGGTTTCACATTATAAATACAAGATTCGGATAAAAGTTGTGGGTTCCTGTGAACCCACACCCAATGGTGTGGATCTGCCCCTGATACCAAATCaatacatgacaagtaaaaatgaacgcaAGAAGTACAAATTAATAACAGTCTCACCACTTAATTACTCGTGTATTtagtaaatttattttgttactTTATGTTTGATGGTAATATAGTTCTACAAACAGGAGCGGAGCTCCTTGGGAGTTGGACTAGAAAACTTTTGTCACgaaccatatatttgtattaaaatttttgtcgaatatgtacaaattattaattaagaacccaagaactttaaagaattagaacTCGAATTCACAAACTTCGAATCACCTCACTCTTACAAAGTCAAATACAACATATATCCATATGAAGATGCTAAAAAATAAAGGGCTGTTTGGTCCAAGGACCAATGAATTATTAATAGATATTTTTAATGGATTCCTTAaaagttcttcttttaattAGAGCGTTTTGGTCCAAGGACCAATGAATTATGAATAGATATTTTTAATGGATGCCTTAAAAGTTCTTCTTTTGATTAGAGCGTTTTAAGTCCTTTCAGTATCTCCTAAAATAACCCTATTAAATTCTTGCATCTTGTAATTTAAGGTAATCTTAGTTGCTAAACCACTTGTCGAGGAGTTTATATACTGTATGTGCAACGAATTGAACCTTTGAGAGGACGTGAACATGGAATAAACCCATTTCCTAACTATTGCTACAAACTTTTGGAATGATTatgaaaaatagttttcaaGGTTACAAAACGTAAAGCCATAATTTTTTAATGTGGAATGATGTTCAATTATTTAAAGGTAAACTATAACATTGATAATTTAAGAAGTCCACCTTTGATTACTCCTTGTATCCACATGGCATCATCTTCTAATAAAAACTGCACAAACACTAattacaacaactacaacaatgTCTTCTCATACAATAAACATACGTATCCCTACATTATTGCAAATCTAGGAATATTATTTACAGTAGAAATATAAGAATATAATCTTCAAGTAGATTTAATAGGTCATTGAGAAATGTAAATAAATTCTATGTTATCTCGCAACTAAACCTGTTCAGCCATGTCTAATTGTTTGGTTTAAGGCATGCCTGCTACTTTGTGAAAACTATATCCAATGATGGAAAACTAGGAAGAAGACACCTAACTAGTAGTAGCTCAGGCCAGATTAATCCCATACAAAGGTAAGCCAGGGCGTAATAGACAGCAATAAAATCACAACCCACATCATAACTTTGAAATCAACAACCAAAGTCTCGTTTCATAGTTCTTTCAACAACAGTTAAGTAATGTAGAAAGGTTACCTCGTAAAGACAAAGTTATTACAAAACAGACTAgccaaaacatcaataatcaagaTTCACTTATCTATAGTATGTGACAAGTGAGGCTTGCTCTAGTGGTTCACCACCTCCACCATCAACCAGTATCTACTGTATCAACACTTGTTTCTCTCTATTCACTTCAACTTTCAAAAGATCTCAGCTTAAGATGATCATGGTGATCTGACTAAAGAGTCCAGAAGATCAAACAGGATTGTTATATGGAACCTTATTAAGGTCAAAGACAACTTCTGCTTCAGGTGATGCACGCCAACAATTTGCAAGCTCATCAAGTCTTTTGTCTATTCTCCATATATCTTCTATCCAGGACTCGATTAGCATTCTCTTCAGCACCTGAGACTTGGATAAAAGAAGCTTGATAAACTGCATCTCTGGGATTGAGCCTATTACGAATAGCTTAACTTCTATGAGGTGAGGAAAAGTCAAGTCTGAGCAACCTTCCACTTCTAGACATTCTAGAGCGggaacatcaacacaacaataTTTCACCTAAGAAAGATTAACAGAAAGACATCTTTTTTAACATAGGGAGCATCTAAAGAGCGAGAAAATAAGAAAGTCACTAACTAACAAACGAGAAAAAACCAGAGTCAAATAATTATAAGAACCTCAATTTCCAGATATTGTAATTATGGGAAGCTTCTTAGCAAGCAAAGTCCACACAAGACCACATCTACTTCATCAAAACCAATACATAGGCATAGCCGTTTCACACAGATAAGATCAAAGGGAAGCCTCTTTGGTACGCCACCTTCAGCGAAGACCTAAGAATAAAATGCTAAAAATCTTAATCATGCCACAAAATGGATACATCTATGGAAGTCATCAAATTGAAGTCGTGAAGCAGCATTTACATTTACCTTGATATTATCGGAACTCAAGTCGAGATGCTCGAGAGAATTGCAAGATTCGAAAAATGTGGCAATATCGCATATTCTTGAGTTCTCTGAAGGTTCGTCACTTGTCAAAAAAAGTTTCTCAAGAAGAGGGACATTTACTAAAGAAATAGATCTTATACTGCTTGTATAGTCTAAGAATCTCAGCTTGGGAGTATTAATTTGAATGTGATCTGAAATATCTAAGACCGGAGCATTAACCAGCGCCAAATGCTCGAGAAACTGGGCATGACCGATTAAACTTTCAAGAGATTTGGAAGAAATTGTGACGTTGTATAGTTCCAGCCTAATTAACCTATCAAATCCTGTGAAGTCAGGTGGAGGAAGTATTAAACAATATTGGAGAGTCAGATGCTTCATCTGCAAACATGTGAAAAATGAAAGCGGCAATTTGTACAGGTTCGTCGATGTGAGGTTAAGAACAAGATGGTTAATGCcatttttagaaaggaaatgTAAAGTTGTCAATCTTGGGACCACTTTCCAAATAAGGAGGATCCAGGGAAAACTTAGTAATCGGTCTGGTGACAAAGTTCAAAATGTGGTACATAACATTTACCAATTTAGTTGTAGGATATTCTTTATCCTTTTCTGATTTCCAAAGACTACGATCAAGAGTCAATGCCTGGAGTCTGCACCAGTTGTACCTCCATTTCTTTGATAAAATGCTTGTCCGGACAGCATCTTGTAAAGGTAAAAACATCAGAATGGCATTGATTACATCCTCAGGAAGGTTGCTGAGAACATTGGGGCAATGATTTTTTTTGCCCGTAGGAGGCATCAGTCAACAACAATCACCAAAAAGAATCTGGAGAAAGTaggaaaaaaatacaaaagataACTAATCACGTCGTCAAATCAATACACCACAATTGCAAGAAGAAAAGCAAGGATGTATGACTTGCATTTTTTACGCCAAGAACACCTTCCATCAATACTTcttgaataaaatgaagaaacagCAACGAGAATTAAATTACCTGTTGCTTCGAAAAAACATATGAAATGAGATTGATCATTGCTACAGAATAAAAAGACCTTCCCAGTAACAGGTCATTATAACTGATGCAATTAGCTTAATTACTAGCTGTTTCGAGATTTTGGCTAGATATATGACATCAAATTTGCATGGCCCATATAATCTTAGTGGCTTTAAGCCCACAATTTGAAAACTCTCAAATTGCTGGGAAAGTCAGCAATTGAAAACAATGGGAACTGAAAATAATGTCACATTTAACATTACTAAGTGATACTTCAAATAATTATAGAACCTAGCGAAGATGCTCTGTGCATCGGGCTACATCCCACCCCTTCAGGGTGTGGCTCTTCCCCGTACTGACGTGAACGCGTGATGCTTTGTGCATCAGGCTGTCCTTTATACATGACAGACATGAGAATCTTAGGAAAAACACACACCCGAACTATGGTTTTTCCACGAGTTTCACACCCCAACTATCGGTTGTTCCCTTTTCTtatctgaactatcaccatctatgtatGAAAAGTTGAAAACACATTTCAACTATTACctgttcccttttcctacctCCTACCtgaaaaccctaaaccctatCAGGTAGGAAAATAGATCAgctgatagttgaggtgtgctttaatatacatattgtttttttaatttttaactttcTTTAATTACATTGGGGGTGGGGAAGGAGAAATGAGAGAGGAGATTACGAGATGAGAATCGAACCCTCATCAACAAGGTAAAAGTTCAGGTAGCTAAAcaactgagctactaagatCCCCTctgttttaatatataaatggtgataattcaggtaggaaaagaaaacaactaaTAGTTGGAGTGTGAAACTCTCGAAAAAATGATAGTTAAGTGTTTTTTTTACCATTAATTCATTTGGATACATTAAAGAAAATAGTTTATACCATTATTTTAAGGCTCAGTGAACCTTATTTCCTTTACAAGTGTGGAGCAGAAAACCAGTTCAATCACAATCACATAATCAATGAATATATAATGCACAGTATTCACTTAATATTTAATTCTCAAAAACAAAACcaataaaatatcaaaactaATTTTACTGtctaaaacaaaatagaaaGGAACTTACAGTTGCTGAGAATGTATGGTTTAGCAGAAGCAGCAAAACAGCATTTCTCAGTCTTGGCACATTTTGGAATTAGGGATTTACACGCccattaagaaaatatttataaggATAGTATTTTGATTATCTTACCCTCTTAACATTTTCACGATGTTCTCttcaataaatatttactccattaatgataaaattaaatattggTGCGTGAACTCATAAAATCAATCCATTGATGTAATTAATacaagggtaaaataaaaaaattatttaattttatcttgg encodes:
- the LOC132065532 gene encoding uncharacterized protein LOC132065532 isoform X2; the encoded protein is MTSYQVKHEDQVRLAASVDVVRLLIKQGMSFWGYDESESSHDRGNFLEILSWYAKRSEDVHDFVLEHAPQNDQMTSPMIQKDIVTACKIETIKAIIDELNGDYFALLVDKSFDVLHKEQMTIVLRYIDRRGFVMERIIDIVHVQDTGVLSLKRAIVDLLAHHSLSLSYVRGQCYDVESDMHDNIKGLKMLIRQENRSAHSLHCFAHQLQHTLVMVSAQCVQVGQLVLLVSNIMNVLGAMDEFQVSQREKIREALDMGELTTGRNLLQELDLIKAGDISWGSHYKSFSNFILLFGSIIDILDAIVTDAHSLDERARASEYLRTSQTFEIAFILHLMKDVLAITYELNESLQKKEEDIANAMLLVEIAKGMLPKLKDNGWDPLIDKVMRMAELYPDDFDEFSMGALENQLATYIIDVRDIDERFSNVNGLCDLSRKLVQTKKHLNYHLVFRLVKLALLLPIATASVERAFSAVKFIKNDMLDRMDHEFLRGCLIPYVEREVFDAISNDAIIKTFQEMKSRQVQL
- the LOC132065533 gene encoding F-box/FBD/LRR-repeat protein At4g26340-like, with protein sequence MPPTGKKNHCPNVLSNLPEDVINAILMFLPLQDAVRTSILSKKWRYNWCRLQALTLDRSLWKSEKDKEYPTTKLMKHLTLQYCLILPPPDFTGFDRLIRLELYNVTISSKSLESLIGHAQFLEHLALVNAPVLDISDHIQINTPKLRFLDYTSSIRSISLVNVPLLEKLFLTSDEPSENSRICDIATFFESCNSLEHLDLSSDNIKVFAEGGVPKRLPFDLICVKRLCLCIGFDEVDVVLCGLCLLRSFP
- the LOC132065532 gene encoding uncharacterized protein LOC132065532 isoform X1 encodes the protein MTSYQVKHEDQVRLAASVDVVRLLIKQGMSFWGYDESESSHDRGNFLEILSWYAKRSEDVHDFVLEHAPQNDQMTSPMIQKDIVTACKIETIKAIIDELNGDYFALLVDKSFDVLHKEQMTIVLRYIDRRGFVMERIIDIVHVQDTGVLSLKRAIVDLLAHHSLSLSYVRGQCYDVESDMHDNIKGLKMLIRQENRSAHSLHCFAHQLQHTLVMVSAQCVQVGQLVLLVSNIMNVLGAMDEFQVSQREKIREALDMGELTTGRNLLQELDLIKAGDISWGSHYKSFSNFILLFGSIIDILDAIVTDAHSLDERARASEYLRTSQTFEIAFILHLMKDVLAITYELNESLQKKEEDIANAMLLVEIAKGMLPKLKDNGWDPLIDKVSTFCIKHNILIPNFDEPYVTFGRRRKPADYNVLHHYHVDVFCKIVDWQLQELNDLFDKVTIDLLHGVACLNPIDSFSSFDIRKVMRMAELYPDDFDEFSMGALENQLATYIIDVRDIDERFSNVNGLCDLSRKLVQTKKHLNYHLVFRLVKLALLLPIATASVERAFSAVKFIKNDMLDRMDHEFLRGCLIPYVEREVFDAISNDAIIKTFQEMKSRQVQL